The proteins below come from a single Arthrobacter crystallopoietes genomic window:
- a CDS encoding type III polyketide synthase has translation MPVTMRSLETAVPETILVQSQVRDVFAAQPGLTRLGQRLVGTSFDYSGIERRYTAVEELTLERRSETPVFFDPESRLILSPSTKVRNDKFADAATPLFIEAASKALAACPEITAGDVTHVITVSCTGFFNPGPDYKVVRALGLSPAVQRYHLGFMGCYAAFPALRAAKSFCEADPDAVVLVVTAELCTLHVRTSNDPDTIMGSSLFADGAAAAVVTARDLPSSSPGIVLDHFETVLTPVGEESMAWNIGDEGFEMVLGTYVPHIIDEHIVGALEPLLARDDTVNGRPYEAIQHWAIHPGGRSILDKVEAKLQLREDQLVPARETLRDYGNMSSATVMFVLKHIMDAPFAGDDERICSMAFGPGLTVETGLFTKSGAPTLTRSRAAASAPAIV, from the coding sequence ATGCCGGTCACCATGAGGTCCCTTGAAACCGCCGTTCCCGAGACCATTCTGGTCCAGTCCCAGGTGCGCGACGTCTTCGCCGCCCAGCCGGGCCTGACCCGGCTGGGCCAGAGGCTGGTGGGCACATCCTTTGACTACTCAGGTATCGAGAGGCGCTACACGGCGGTAGAAGAACTGACGCTGGAGCGGCGCTCGGAGACACCGGTCTTTTTCGATCCGGAGAGCCGGCTCATCCTGAGCCCCAGTACGAAGGTCCGCAACGACAAGTTTGCTGATGCAGCCACTCCGCTGTTCATCGAGGCAGCGTCCAAAGCCCTGGCCGCCTGCCCGGAGATCACTGCTGGCGACGTGACCCACGTAATTACGGTTTCCTGCACGGGGTTTTTCAACCCCGGACCGGACTACAAGGTGGTGCGGGCGCTCGGGCTCAGCCCCGCCGTCCAGCGCTACCATCTGGGCTTCATGGGCTGTTACGCCGCTTTTCCTGCTCTGCGCGCCGCGAAATCATTCTGCGAGGCCGATCCGGACGCGGTTGTCCTCGTGGTGACTGCGGAACTGTGCACGCTGCACGTACGCACTTCCAATGACCCCGACACCATCATGGGTTCGTCCCTGTTCGCCGACGGCGCCGCCGCGGCGGTTGTCACCGCCCGGGACCTGCCGTCGTCGTCCCCTGGTATTGTGCTCGATCATTTCGAGACGGTGCTGACCCCTGTCGGCGAGGAATCCATGGCTTGGAACATTGGCGATGAGGGCTTCGAGATGGTGCTGGGCACCTATGTGCCGCACATCATCGACGAGCATATCGTCGGGGCGCTGGAACCCTTGCTGGCCCGCGACGACACCGTGAATGGCCGGCCCTACGAGGCGATTCAGCATTGGGCCATCCACCCCGGGGGACGCAGCATCCTGGACAAGGTGGAAGCCAAACTGCAGCTGCGCGAAGACCAGCTGGTCCCGGCCCGGGAGACCTTGCGCGACTACGGCAATATGTCCAGTGCCACCGTGATGTTCGTGCTTAAGCACATTATGGACGCACCGTTCGCCGGAGACGACGAACGGATCTGCTCGATGGCCTTCGGCCCCGGGCTCACCGTTGAGACCGGCCTGTTCACCAAGAGCGGCGCGCCGACGCTCACGAGGTCGCGGGCAGCGGCCAGCGCGCCGGCAATTGTCTAG
- a CDS encoding phosphoribosyltransferase has product MTTNRNRWERYADRQDAGRTLASELDSYSGRPDVLVLGLPRGGVPVAAVIAESLKAPLDVVLVRKIGVPGHQEVAMGAMASAAGSIDTVRNEDVLAKFAKRYGDSSAFDQVAAKERMELDRRERVYRAGRPPLDVAGLTLIVVDDGLATGATMRAAITVLRKLSPARIVAAVPVGLSGTCRDVGRIADEVVCPWNPQDLVAVGQAYDRFDQVDDAEVINLLAQNQRPAQAG; this is encoded by the coding sequence ATGACTACCAACCGGAACCGCTGGGAGCGCTATGCCGACCGGCAGGACGCCGGCAGAACGCTCGCCTCGGAACTGGACTCCTATAGTGGCCGCCCGGATGTTCTGGTACTCGGTTTGCCTCGGGGCGGCGTCCCCGTAGCCGCTGTCATCGCCGAAAGCCTCAAGGCGCCGCTGGACGTAGTCCTGGTCCGCAAGATCGGCGTTCCGGGTCATCAGGAGGTGGCCATGGGAGCGATGGCTTCGGCGGCCGGTTCCATTGATACCGTGCGCAATGAAGACGTGCTGGCCAAGTTCGCCAAACGCTACGGCGACTCCAGTGCGTTTGACCAAGTTGCTGCAAAGGAGCGCATGGAACTGGACCGCAGGGAGCGGGTTTACCGCGCGGGCAGGCCACCGCTGGATGTTGCCGGCCTCACGCTGATCGTGGTGGACGACGGACTGGCTACCGGTGCCACCATGCGGGCGGCGATCACCGTTCTGCGGAAACTATCGCCGGCGCGAATCGTGGCTGCCGTTCCGGTTGGCCTCAGCGGTACCTGTAGGGATGTGGGCCGCATCGCCGATGAGGTGGTGTGCCCTTGGAATCCGCAGGATCTGGTCGCCGTCGGCCAAGCCTATGACCGTTTTGACCAGGTGGATGACGCCGAAGTCATCAACCTGCTCGCGCAAAACCAGCGGCCGGCGCAAGCCGGCTGA